The following coding sequences lie in one Rutidosis leptorrhynchoides isolate AG116_Rl617_1_P2 chromosome 4, CSIRO_AGI_Rlap_v1, whole genome shotgun sequence genomic window:
- the LOC139841530 gene encoding uncharacterized protein, with protein MKNWRARIKEAYFDPSLSMEVQLNSPPEELTKRYWGKLLEYWSRERVKAMTDKNKANSANKKLTQVSGKKSFVRIREELKMSFGREPTRVDMFKKCFTNGSADGEAATVLKQMKELTDKLVDGETDTPGPDDIFSQVMGRNHSSSPQTYGLGVRAKYLWGVVPGRSAVRKENAQLKSDKAELENENSRLKAQLAQKNNGSGVENEGSGHRDNGPVVKCLKVRDEVYVKSIKNNKVARGKLVSMYPTTVVLQTELGAGWCEVELQVAIERNEVLFRPYEHMRYFHDVIGTSTAWPTALIETMICNMLMLPRNVLAFVVLKQYYNLKRKSNMNQDQKDQIAEAGPKGPKWLNQAGKPQIALPGTKGPIILFELG; from the exons ATGAAAAATTGGAGGGCAAGAATAAAGGAAGCCTACTTTGATCCATCCTTATCAATGGAGGTTCAATTGAATTCACCACCTGAAGAACTCACCAAAAGATATTGGGGAAAACTTCTTGAATATTGGAGTAGAGAAAGGGTGAAA gCGATGACCGACAAAAATAAAGCCAATAGTGCTAACAAGAAGTTGACGCAAGTGTCCGGAAAAAAAAGTTTTGTAAGAATCCGTGAAGAACTGAAG ATGAGTTTCGGAAGAGAACCTACTCGGGTCGATATGTTTAAGAAATGTTTTACAAATGGAAGTGCAGATGGTGAAGCTGCAACTGTACTC AAACAAATGAAAGAACTTACGGACAAACTTGTGGACGGTGAAACTGATACACCTGGACCAGACGATATTTTTTCCCAGGTAATGGGGCGCAATCATTCTAGTTCTCCCCAAACGTATGGACTTGGTGTTCGCGCTAAATATTTGTGGGGCGTAGTACCTGGTCGATCAGCAGTTCGTAAGGAGAATGCTCAACTCAAGTCTGATAAGGCAGAACTTGAGAATGAAAATTCAAGGTTAAAAGCCCAGTTGGCTCAGAAGAATAATGGTTCTGGTGTTGAGAATGAAGGTTCGGGTCATCGGGATAATGGTCCCGTTGTTAAATGTTTAAAG GTGAGAGATGAAGTGTATGTGAAAAGTATTAAAAACAACAAGGTAGCAAGAGGAAAGTTGGTAAGCATGTATCCAACTACGGTTGTTTTGCAGACAGAACTTGGAGCTGGTTGGTGTGAGGTAGAGCTTCAAGTGGCCATCGAAAGAAATGAAGTTTTGTTTAGGCCATATGAGCATATGAGATACTTTCATGATGTCATTGGTACATCTACTGCTTGGCCTACTGCTTTGATCGAG ACAATGATCTGTAATATGTTGATGTTACCTAGAAATGTTCTTGCATTTGTGGTGTTGAAACAATATTATAATCT CAAAAGAAAATCGAATATGAACCAGGACCAAAAGGACCAAATAGCTGAAGCAGGCCCGAAAGGCCCAAAATGGCTGAATCAGGCCGGTAAGCCCCAAATAGCATTACCGGGCACAAAAGGCCCAATTATCTTATTTGAACTGGGCTAG